The Stomoxys calcitrans chromosome 3, idStoCalc2.1, whole genome shotgun sequence genome includes a region encoding these proteins:
- the LOC131996133 gene encoding uncharacterized protein LOC131996133: MYMRLQTWKEEFLKIDSILRECSIENPIIIGDLNVRIGSLQKNIDEIFKETFHAGLEERRSKDAEINSRGRDFLKLCYDHGLVIANGMTNGDEIGEFTFVSTVGTSVNDICAISQELLSRVHRFTVGNKIWSDHMPIILSMIYRSENIPEKLNTLLPKLNWDNRKYFEYQNEINKILTTRRQLSPYSFSEIAEIIQEAHRSIATTTMTFSGREKWFNVTCFNARKKSFEYLDKFRKYASRENREKYVYFNKRYKEICENAKAQYNNRLERKIDEVKDSHDWWKIVRELRNEERCGSIPVKTEDLKNYFQQLLTHTKNFPDIHYAYIHWRDDDLDREICLMEVKKALGKAKLNKAPGEDRVPYEFYKYATDELLQEITCTCNVIFEKGEVDKSFVRSIIYPIFKKGDKTLPNNYRGISFMNCLPKVMMGIVKDRLANWSEKHGKINEYQAGFRKNYSTVDNLFNLSSIIHLNWHKNKKTYAFFVDFKAAFDRVSRKAMIYKLHTIGVSTKARNSPVILIQPQVLNRAAYYLLSYLLCTSMTYMNTLVVVPQWMIKIFDF, encoded by the exons ATGTACATGAGATTACAAACTTGGAAAGAAGAATTCTTAAAAATCGACTCTATACTCAGGGAATGTAGCATTGAAAATCCCATAATAATTGGCGACTTGAACGTGAGAATTggatcattgcaaaaaaacatcgatgaaatttttaaggaGACATTTCATGCTGGTCTTGAGGAAAGGAGATCAAAAGATGCGGAAATAAATTCAAGAGGAAGAGACTTCTTGAAGCTTTGTTATGACCACGGGCTGgtaattgcaaatggaatgacaaatggCGATGAAATTGGAGAATTCACCTTTGTAAGTACAGTTGGAACGTCGGTCAATGATATATGTGCGATCTCACAAGAACTTTTGTCGAGAGTACACAGATTTACAGTTGGGAATAAAATCTGGTCAGATCACATGCCAATAATTTTATCGATGATATATAGAAGTGAAAATATACCGGAAAAACTCAATACACTGTTACCAAAGCTTAACTGGGATAATcgcaaatattttgaataccagaatgaaataaacaaaatccTTACAACGCGCAGACAACTCTCCCCTTATTCATTCTCCGAAATAGCGGAAATAATACAAGAAGCACATCGATCTATAGCTACGACAACAATGACATTTTCAGGTCGTGAAAAATGGTTCAACGTTACATGTTTTAACGCAAGGAAAAAATCTTTTgaatatttggataaatttaGAAAGTACGCTAGTCGTGAAAATAGAGAAAAGTATGTATACTTTAACAAACggtataaagaaatttgtgaaaatgCCAAAGCCCAATATAATAACAGATTGGAAAGAAAGATAGACGAGGTGAAAGATTCTCATGATTGGTGGAAGATCGTTAGGGAGCTGAGAAACGAAGAAAGGTGTGGTAGCATACCCGTGAAAACGGAGGACTTAaagaattatttccaacaactgctaacccacacaaaaaattttccagatattcaTTACGCCTATATACACTGGAGAGATGATGACTTGGATAGGGAAATATGTTTGATGGAAGTTAAAAAGGCCTTAGGCAAAGCAAAGCTAAATAAAGCACCAGGAGAAGATCGTGTgccatacgaattttataaatacGCAACTGATGAATTGCTACAAGAAATAACATGTACTTGCAACGTTATTTTCGAAAAAGGAGAAGTAGACAAGTCGTTCGTTAGAAGCATTATTtacccaatatttaaaaaaggtGACAAAACTCTTCCCAATAACTACCGTGGAATATCATTCATGAATTGCTTACCAAAAGTGATGATGGGTATTGTCAAAGATCGACTGGCTAATTGGTCAGAAAAACatggaaaaataaatgaatatcaAGCTGGATTTCGTAAAAATTACTCTACCGTTGATAATTTGTTCAACTTATCCTCAATAATACACTTAAActggcacaaaaacaaaaaaacctatgCTTTCTTCGTAGATTTTAAAGCTGCGTTTGACCGAGTATCTCGAAAAGCCATGATATACAAACTTCATACCATAGGAGTATCAACAAAA GCCAGGAACTCTCCAGTGATTTTAATACAACCACAGGTGTTAAACAGGGCTGCTTATTATCTCCTCTCCTATTTGCTTTGtacctcaatgacctacatgaaTACATTGGTGGTGGTACCACAGTGGATGATCAAAATATTCGACTTCTGA